The Anaerolineae bacterium genomic interval GCTCTCTTATGGTTTGGATGGTTTGGCTTTAATGCCGGAAGTCAACTTGCTGCGGATGGTGTTGCCGGATCAGCATTCTTAGTGACAAATACCTCTGCAGCAATGGGGGCGCTTTCGTGGATGTTTGCTGAATGGTGTGTCAATAAGAGGCCGACTCTCTTGGGAATCGCTTCCGGAGTGGTTGCCGGTCTTGTCGCAATTACACCTGCAGCCGGATTTGTAAATTTACCGGCCTCCCTGATTATTGGATTGGTTGCAGGGCTCTTCGGTTTTTACTGTGTTGCAATAGTTAAGAAAAAAATGGGTTATGATGATTCTTTGGATGCATTCGGAGTGCATGGAATGTGCGGACTTTGGGGCGCTCTTGCAACAGGTCTCTTTGCTAATCCTGCCATAACCGAAGGGGCAACCGGCCTGTTTTATGGAAACCCCAAACAGCTTTGGATACAGATCGTATCAATCTTTGCGACAGTAGCTTTTACAACTGCCGGAACGCTCATCGTTGTCTATGTAACACGTCTTATTACCGGAGGCATCAGAGTAAAGCAGGAAGATGAAATAAAAGGCCTCGACAGTTCGATACATGGTGAAAGAGGTTTTGAGATTATATTTTAAATGAAACAGCGATTAAAAAAGGAGCTATTAATATGAAAAAGATCGAAGCAATCATCAAGCCTTTCAAGCTGGACGAAGTAAAAGATGCTCTCGGCAGTATCGGCATACAAGGCATGACGGTCAGCGAAGTCAAAGGGTTCGGGCGTCAACGTGGACATATAGAAACGTATCGTGGAGCTGAATACCAGATCGACTTTATACCAAAAATAAAAATTGAGATTGTGGTTGACGCTTCCATCGCAGATCAGGTCGTGGCTACCATTTCTGAAAAGGCCAAAACAGGCAAAATAGGCGACGGTAAAATATTTGTTTTGCAGATGGAAAAAGCCGTAAGGATCAGAACCGGGGAATCCGGAAAGGACGCACTATAAATTATAATTTATGGAGAAAAACAATTATTATGACTTCAAAAATCAAGATAGAATTAGTTGTTGAGGTTGATACTGCCCAGGCGAACAAGTTGCTTGAAACAATTACCAGATCTGT includes:
- a CDS encoding P-II family nitrogen regulator — its product is MKKIEAIIKPFKLDEVKDALGSIGIQGMTVSEVKGFGRQRGHIETYRGAEYQIDFIPKIKIEIVVDASIADQVVATISEKAKTGKIGDGKIFVLQMEKAVRIRTGESGKDAL